A genomic stretch from Fusarium musae strain F31 chromosome 9, whole genome shotgun sequence includes:
- a CDS encoding hypothetical protein (EggNog:ENOG41) produces MQPSRSQPRGPGSFAPLSSSSAQPSQLSTSSRPALRRVETSDDEDETPRPSITIPKSRPPPQPQPSSPATPIYAQFTTHGNSSTASLGHHNFSRPANARSVTQGSPATLVKGHARKHSATQGSFEPTLPSMSTSNLSSHLGMSHHNMSTASASAAAAAAAAATASNVNLSASQIAAQAAVMSHQNHSRQRSQTVPFPGDQNDGVRRGSGSKGPTSPPMLSLTEASAPRDSGFGNHGGHGDRLGGPHSSAATAAANVVFPRSGHNSPRASPQPYSQPPPPPPASEKPFKAEKPKVKLFSRPGKISTKGDAKEKPLPSPGKIGSALSALQRGNFSTNSLVDSSNQSIYNLTNSSSATIRPIETPTEDRERDKEKGKEKEKKHHFLSRQKHKLKDEYHLPLSSAASNSLPTDPNAPNPLYNFNIPPSPGPNSSTFAKAKKDKKLGERSDSRLESESSFNLQSEWPGPSSLPSLSQQSTMYDPVDPGKLGLHNHMSLDDAWPYLKAKLLAIFEGEDLRLPVEDFNRVVQMHIQWCMHRRSPNTMLEDLRELLHTGFLSLDRTLRQTPEDRFIPTLVELWMFTFTSILPYMQAVFLPLDMEVSGCGTLMTGEQARDFWGGAIASASTSERPARVAPAPAVLDVRRLVLIAYRDTVILPRYETLKTIFSRLSLEFLPSSLASMAMSSPPEASLSTSPSESFGRPGTAMSLDPSNASYNSTSTTLLGEGSAGGRSRAISNVSFGSHGSDGGLRPFTPSGGGIPPPPSLGSLREREQNVEDSKHITEMVGRMLQCMSVLSGVSAGDAGAEGNERVVELCKMLKLNWLGRGRTGRNRRGMVGGRVRRDDMRVEVRV; encoded by the coding sequence ATGCAACCCTCACGCTCTCAACCCCGCGGCCCCGGCAGCTTCGCTCCTCTATCGAGCTCATCCGCCCAACCCTCGCAGCTTTCGACATCATCGCGACCTGCTCTGCGCCGAGTAGAGACCtcggacgatgaggatgagacacCTCGGCCGTCCATCACAATACCAAAGTCGCGACCGCCTCCTCAACCACAACCATCATCTCCTGCGACCCCGATATATGCCCAGTTCACGACCCATGGAAACTCTAGCACCGCGAGCTTAGGACATCACAACTTTTCAAGGCCGGCAAACGCACGATCTGTGACCCAGGGATCACCGGCCACACTTGTCAAGGGCCATGCGCGCAAGCATTCGGCGACCCAAGGCTCATTCGAGCCTACGCTACCATCTATGAGTACATCGAATCTTTCATCCCACCTCGGAATGTCACATCACAATATGTCGACCGCTTCAGCATCCGCGGCagcggctgctgctgccgccgccaCAGCCTCCAATGTCAACTTGTCGGCAAGTCAGATTGCTGCGCAGGCTGCTGTCATGTCGCACCAGAATCATTCGCGCCAGAGATCGCAGACCGTGCCTTTCCCTGGCGATCAAAACGACGGAGTGCGCCGCGGAAGCGGAAGTAAGGGGCCTACGAGTCCCCcgatgttgagcttgacggAGGCGAGTGCGCCGCGGGACAGTGGGTTTGGCAATCATGGAGGACATGGTGATCGACTGGGCGGGCCTCACTCTTCCGCTGCTACAGCTGCCGCCAATGTCGTGTTTCCTCGATCTGGACACAATTCCCCGAGAGCGTCGCCTCAGCCATACTCGcaaccaccacctccacccCCTGCGTCCGAGAAACCGTTCAAGGCAGAAAAGCCAAAGGTCAAGCTATTCTCCCGCCCAGGAAAGATTAGCACAAAAGGTGATGCGAAGGAAAAGCCACTGCCAAGCCCAGGAAAGATTGGCTCGGCTCTGTCAGCACTTCAGCGTGGCAACTTCAGCACAAACAGTCTCGTTGACTCGAGCAATCAGTCCATATACAACCTTACCAACTCGTCTTCAGCCACGATCCGGCCTATCGAAACACCCACCGAGGATAGAGAAAGGGACaaggaaaaaggaaaagagaaggaaaagaagcacCACTTTCTTTCACGGCAAAaacacaagctcaaggatgagTATCATCTCCCACTATCATCAGCTGCCAGCAATTCGTTACCAACAGATCCCAATGCGCCAAACCCTTTGTATAACTTCAACATTCCTCCGAGCCCTGGCCCCAACTCCTCTACCTTTGCCAAGGCCAAAAAGGATAAGAAACTCGGTGAGCGATCCGACAGTCGCCTGGAGAGCGAGTCAAGTTTCAATTTGCAGAGTGAATGGCCAGGACCAAGTAGTCTACCGTCTCTGTCTCAGCAGTCGACAATGTATGATCCTGTCGATCCCGGAAAGCTCGGTCTTCACAACCACATGTCGCTGGACGATGCGTGGCCGTACCTGAAGGCAAAGCTATTGGCCATATTTGAAGGGGAAGACCTGCGTCTCCCAGTTGAAGACTTCAACAGAGTTGTACAAATGCATATACAGTGGTGCATGCATAGACGCTCACCAAATACCATGTTGGAGGATCTTCGAGAGCTCTTACACACGGGGTTCTTGTCACTTGACCGGACATTACGTCAAACCCCAGAAGACCGATTTATACCAACGTTGGTTGAGCTCTGGATGTTTACCTTTACTTCCATACTGCCATATATGCAAGCCGTCTTCCTCCCACTCGATATGGAGGTGTCAGGGTGCGGTACACTTATGACCGGAGAGCAGGCACGGGACTTCTGGGGCGGAGCTATAGCATCTGCATCTACTTCAGAGAGACCAGCCCGTGTGGCACCGGCACCAGCAGTTCTCGATGTTAGGAGGCTGGTGCTCATCGCCTACAGGGATACAGTGATTCTACCGCGGTACGAGACACTCAAGACAATATTCTCCCGACTATCTCTTGAGTTCCTGCCCTCGTCGCTTGCAAGTATGGCCATGTCTTCCCCCCCTGAAGCATCACTGTCTACCTCTCCTTCTGAATCTTTCGGCCGACCCGGCACAGCTATGTCTCTCGACCCGTCTAATGCTTCGTATAACTCTACGAGTACAACTCTTCTTGGTGAAGGATCGGCAGGCGGCCGTAGCCGTGCGATCAGTAACGTCAGCTTCGGCAGCCACGGGAGTGATGGTGGTCTACGACCATTCACACCGTCTGGTGGCGGAATCCCACCACCGCCTTCTCTAGGCAGCCTACGGGAACGTGAGCAGAATGTCGAGGACTCTAAGCACATTACGGAGATGGTTGGCCGGATGCTGCAGTGTATGAGTGTTTTGTCGGGCGTGTCGGCGGGTGATGCAGGTGCAGAAGGCAATGAGAGGGTGGTAGAGCTATgtaagatgttgaagctaaACTGGCTTGGAAGAGGAAGGACAGGAAGAAACAGGAGAGGCATGGTAGGCGGCAGGGTGAGAAGGGACGATATGAGAGTTGAAGTTCGTGTCTAG